GTCCCAAGATGGCACCGGTTCCCAGCACGTGGCCGATGCTGGCCCCAGCCAGGATCTGGGGGAGGCTGAAGCCGAATGCAACCGGTTGGGGCGCGGGGCCCTGACCTTGGGCCGGGATGGGAACGGCAAAGCGCACCAAGGCAAGACCGGCCAGGTTGAACAGAATCATCACGGCTGCGACCGGAGCGCCCCACTCGGGCGTGGCTGGGACGCTGGCCTGGGTTTGCGCCAGAAACGGCCAAAACATGGGTGCCTCCTCAAGGATCGCTGTGGCATTGCTCGGCTGGGCCGATCGCAGGCTAGCACCCGCTTCCGGGGCGCCGCAGCGCCCGGGAGCAGCGTTTACCATAAATCGGGAAGGGTGTTGCGCTAGGACAGCGCGTGACGGCAGCTTCGCAGCCCGCAACGCTGGTTAAAGATCCCGAGCGCCTGGAGCGGCGGCTGCAGGAAATCCCGCTGCAGCCAGGCGTTTATTTGATGCGCGATGCCAGCGGTTGCGTCCTCTACGTGGGCAAATCGAAAAAGCTGCGCTCGCGGGTGCGCTCCTACTTT
The genomic region above belongs to Cyanobacteria bacterium QS_8_64_29 and contains:
- a CDS encoding photosystem I reaction center subunit PsaK — its product is MFWPFLAQTQASVPATPEWGAPVAAVMILFNLAGLALVRFAVPIPAQGQGPAPQPVAFGFSLPQILAGASIGHVLGTGAILGLANVGAL